A stretch of the Medicago truncatula cultivar Jemalong A17 chromosome 5, MtrunA17r5.0-ANR, whole genome shotgun sequence genome encodes the following:
- the LOC11433519 gene encoding putative F-box protein At3g17490: MAFLYYGTQLLGNSRSFLPTVFSVYCLLGSHDYLPLVEDNIVEDDSYINDRSSYETFWEIYSLRSNCWRKLDVCIPNCYLYTFKRGIGLYTNGVCHWCARTDDSDNFEECLVSFDFSNEVLITTPTPSYLDVSPRCVEYKAKRLVLLNESIALISTYLETYTFYISILGELDVRESWTNVFTVEHIPFIEYPIGVGKNCNIVFFQKTDGKLAWVDLSTKMIEEDLGVKAWRFGSHFSYRKVQKKLSSNRRNE, from the exons atggcATTCTTGTACTATGGAACCCAACTACTCGGGAATTCAAGGTCATTCCTCCCAACCGTCTTTAGTGTGTATTGCCTTCTCGGATCCCATG ATTATCTTCCCTTAGTTGAAGATAATATAGTTGAAGATGATAGTTATATTAATGATAGATCATCTTATGAGACCTTTTGGGAGATATATTCTTTAAGAAGTAACTGTTGGAGGAAGCTTGATGTTTGTATACCGAACTGTTATTTGTATACGTTCAAGCGAGGTATCGGATTGTACACGAACGGAGTGTGTCATTGGTGTGCTAGAACTGATGATTCAGataattttgaagaatgttTGGTATCATTTGACTTTAGTAATGAGGTGTTGATTACAACACCCACACCCTCATACTTGGATGTTAGTCCTCGATGTGTTGAATACAAAGCGAAACGCTTGGTGCTTTTAAATGAGTCCATTGCATTGATCTCAACTTATCTAGAGACATATACtttttatatatcaattttagGCGAACTCGATGTTAGAGAATCATGGACCAATGTCTTTACCGTTGAACACATACCTTTCATTGAGTACCCCATCGGAGTTGGGAAGAATTGCAATATAGTATTCTTTCAGAAAACTGATGGCAAACTAGCTTGGGTTGATTTAAGTACTAAGATGATTGAGGAGGATCTTGGTGTTAAAGCATGGAGGTTTGGTTCTCACTTCTCATATAGGAAAGTACAAAAAAAGCTTTCTTCCAATAGGAGgaatgaataa